Proteins encoded within one genomic window of Pseudomonas cannabina:
- a CDS encoding DMT family transporter: MKSISRLPRISKAEAVLILITMLWGGTFLLVQHAMTVSGPMFFVGLRFAAAAVIVALFSMNVLRGLTLLELKAGVVIGTAIMLGYGLQTIGLQTIPSSQSAFVTALYVPCVPLLQWLVLGRRPGLMPTLGIVLAFIGLMLVSGPEGASMDFSSGEIVTLISAVAIAAEIIMISAYAGRVDVRRVTVVQLATASVLAFLMIVPTQESLPAFSWLLVLSAVGLGAMSAAIQIAMNWAQRSVSPTRATVIYAGEPVWAGIVGRLAGERLPGIALLGAALIVAGVIVSELKRRSPATEELDSREPGARQTD; the protein is encoded by the coding sequence ATGAAGTCTATCAGCCGCTTGCCCCGCATCAGTAAAGCAGAAGCCGTATTGATTCTGATCACCATGCTGTGGGGGGGCACGTTCCTGCTGGTACAACATGCGATGACGGTCAGCGGCCCGATGTTTTTTGTCGGCCTGCGTTTCGCCGCCGCAGCAGTGATCGTCGCACTGTTCTCGATGAACGTGCTGCGCGGCCTGACATTGCTCGAACTCAAGGCGGGTGTCGTGATCGGCACGGCGATCATGCTTGGCTATGGTCTGCAGACCATCGGCTTGCAGACCATTCCCAGTAGCCAGTCGGCATTCGTTACCGCGCTTTATGTGCCCTGCGTGCCATTGCTGCAATGGCTGGTACTCGGTCGGCGGCCGGGGCTGATGCCGACCCTGGGAATTGTCCTGGCGTTCATCGGCCTGATGCTCGTCTCGGGCCCCGAAGGTGCCTCCATGGATTTCAGCTCGGGGGAAATCGTCACACTGATCAGCGCTGTGGCCATCGCCGCTGAAATCATCATGATCAGTGCCTATGCTGGCAGGGTCGATGTACGCCGAGTGACGGTGGTGCAACTGGCGACCGCTTCGGTGCTGGCGTTTCTGATGATCGTGCCGACCCAGGAAAGTCTGCCGGCATTCTCCTGGTTGCTGGTGCTCAGCGCAGTGGGCCTGGGGGCGATGAGTGCAGCGATTCAGATTGCCATGAACTGGGCGCAACGCAGCGTCTCGCCCACCCGCGCGACGGTGATTTATGCCGGTGAACCGGTCTGGGCCGGGATTGTCGGAAGACTGGCCGGTGAGCGCCTGCCGGGGATTGCCTTGCTCGGCGCGGCGTTGATCGTGGCGGGCGTCATTGTCAGCGAACTGAAACGGCGCTCGCCTGCCACCGAAGAGCTTGATAGCAGGGAGCCAGGCGCACGACAAACCGACTGA
- a CDS encoding helix-turn-helix domain-containing protein, which translates to MHPEHHRRAPVLQHVSQNVRRLRNAADLSQTALADKSGVSRRMLVAIEAGEKNVSLATLDRVAEALDVAFSDLIQAPDSRDHSRINELAWEGTRAGSKAVLLARAIARREVELWEFCLAPGDIYASEADPDGWSEQVYVVEGQLTLRLAEPVAAQLIGLGEFFMFPSNQPHRYCNEGALPLRFVRNVVL; encoded by the coding sequence ATGCACCCAGAACATCACCGCCGCGCGCCCGTGCTGCAACACGTCAGCCAGAACGTCCGGCGTCTGCGGAACGCGGCAGATCTCAGCCAGACTGCTCTGGCGGATAAGTCCGGCGTGAGCCGCCGCATGTTGGTGGCTATCGAGGCCGGGGAAAAAAACGTCAGCCTGGCGACCCTGGACCGCGTCGCCGAAGCACTCGACGTGGCCTTCAGTGACCTGATTCAGGCCCCTGACAGCCGCGATCATAGCCGCATCAACGAGTTGGCCTGGGAAGGTACGCGTGCTGGCAGCAAGGCGGTGTTGCTGGCCAGGGCGATTGCCCGGCGCGAAGTCGAGCTGTGGGAGTTCTGCCTGGCGCCCGGAGACATCTACGCATCGGAAGCCGACCCGGATGGCTGGAGCGAGCAGGTCTATGTCGTGGAAGGGCAACTGACCCTGCGCCTGGCCGAACCGGTTGCAGCGCAACTGATCGGGCTGGGTGAGTTTTTCATGTTTCCCAGCAATCAGCCGCACCGCTATTGCAACGAAGGCGCGCTGCCGCTGCGCTTCGTGCGCAACGTGGTGCTGTAA
- a CDS encoding FAD/NAD(P)-binding protein, with the protein MSDEHNQMADILIIGGGLSGSMLAVQLLRRPGQRRIMIIETRSELGRGEAYSATEPGHTLNGNAARMSVDPDNPADLTEWLTGYLAEGGWPESAEQPVPVAELFPPRGVFGLYVQQRLREARVAGDVYGSTLAHVRGEAVDVQPDASGVSITLADGSLLRGRHAVLATGMYAASRTPMRESNGLNAAALDPWDVAVMRQLDRQARVLIIGSGLTMVDAVVSLEKAGHRGPIQVFSRHGLLPHVRRQPPEWPDFLAQDPSIRTTRQLLRKVREQCELAIESGIDWQAPLDTVRGNVGRLWHQATDRQRRQFVRHVRPWWESHHHRSPPPSAALLARLVRQGRLSIQAASLQSVASLASGQVQISVRYRGESEPSQLAGDALINSTGIEYDWRRVDRPLPRQLLARGLIQPGPLALGIAADAGGAVLDAQGQYSSRLFAMGPPLRGMWWESTAVTDVAIQAKALAMRLASLS; encoded by the coding sequence ATGAGCGACGAGCATAACCAGATGGCCGATATTCTGATCATCGGCGGCGGTTTGAGCGGCAGCATGCTGGCCGTACAACTACTCCGCAGGCCGGGTCAGCGTCGGATCATGATCATCGAAACCCGCAGCGAACTGGGGCGTGGCGAGGCCTACAGTGCTACCGAGCCTGGGCATACGCTCAATGGCAATGCGGCGCGCATGAGCGTTGATCCGGACAACCCCGCTGACCTGACCGAATGGCTGACCGGATACCTGGCCGAAGGCGGCTGGCCCGAATCCGCAGAGCAGCCAGTACCGGTGGCCGAGCTGTTTCCGCCACGAGGGGTGTTCGGTCTCTATGTGCAGCAGCGCCTGCGCGAGGCCCGCGTCGCCGGAGACGTTTATGGTTCGACGCTTGCGCATGTGCGCGGCGAGGCGGTCGATGTGCAGCCTGACGCTTCCGGTGTCAGCATCACGCTGGCGGATGGCAGTCTGCTGCGTGGCCGCCATGCCGTGCTGGCCACCGGCATGTACGCTGCTTCACGTACGCCGATGCGCGAGTCGAACGGGCTGAATGCAGCGGCGCTGGACCCGTGGGATGTGGCGGTCATGCGCCAGCTCGATCGGCAGGCGAGGGTGCTGATCATCGGTTCCGGGCTGACCATGGTCGACGCGGTGGTGTCTCTTGAAAAAGCGGGCCATCGCGGGCCGATTCAGGTTTTTTCGCGCCACGGCCTGTTGCCTCACGTGCGCCGTCAGCCGCCGGAATGGCCTGACTTTCTGGCTCAGGACCCGAGTATCCGTACCACCCGGCAGTTGCTGCGCAAGGTGCGCGAGCAGTGCGAGCTGGCCATCGAAAGCGGCATTGACTGGCAGGCCCCGCTGGATACCGTGCGCGGCAACGTCGGACGGCTGTGGCATCAGGCGACCGACAGGCAGCGCCGACAATTCGTGCGCCATGTACGGCCGTGGTGGGAAAGCCATCACCATCGCTCGCCGCCGCCGAGTGCGGCGTTGCTGGCCAGGCTGGTGCGGCAAGGACGGCTGAGCATTCAGGCTGCATCGTTGCAGAGTGTTGCCAGTCTGGCTTCGGGACAGGTGCAGATCAGCGTCCGCTATCGGGGCGAGAGTGAACCGTCGCAACTGGCGGGTGATGCGCTGATAAATTCCACCGGCATTGAATACGACTGGCGTCGCGTGGACCGCCCGCTGCCTCGCCAGTTGCTGGCACGCGGGTTGATCCAGCCCGGCCCACTGGCGCTGGGCATCGCCGCCGACGCTGGAGGCGCGGTGCTTGATGCGCAAGGTCAGTATTCCTCCCGGTTATTCGCCATGGGCCCGCCGTTGCGCGGCATGTGGTGGGAGAGCACCGCCGTCACCGACGTAGCGATCCAGGCCAAGGCGCTGGCAATGCGTTTGGCCTCCTTGAGCTAG
- a CDS encoding sigma-54 interaction domain-containing protein yields MSGQLLTLPHSPALATSIRATAQVFEDPKSRALLAHVRQVAPSDASVLIIGETGTGKELVARHVHELSARRDKPFVAVNCGAFSENLIEAELFGHDKGAFTGAISAKAGWFEEANGGTLFLDEIGDLPMTLQVKLLRVLQEREVVRLGSRKSIPIDVRVLAATNVQLEKAINAGHFREDLYYRLDVVNLELSPLRERPGDILPLARHFIEVYSQRLRHGPVRISPEAEHKLKTYSWPGNIRELENVIHHTLLVCRDGVIQRDDLRMSNLRIERQDEYNPADESAEQLLNRAFQKLFEEQAGALHEKVEDTLLRTAYRFCHHNQVHTASLLGLTRNVTRTRLIKIGELAVNKRRPGENVQGDRMLHLSV; encoded by the coding sequence ATGTCCGGGCAACTGCTGACCTTACCGCACTCGCCTGCGCTGGCGACCTCGATCAGGGCCACCGCGCAGGTCTTCGAAGACCCGAAATCCAGAGCCTTGCTGGCTCACGTGCGCCAGGTCGCGCCAAGCGACGCCAGCGTGCTGATCATCGGTGAAACCGGCACCGGCAAGGAACTGGTTGCCAGGCATGTCCACGAGTTGAGCGCCCGGCGTGACAAGCCGTTCGTGGCCGTGAACTGCGGAGCGTTTTCCGAAAACCTGATCGAGGCCGAGTTGTTTGGTCACGATAAAGGCGCCTTTACCGGTGCAATCAGCGCCAAGGCAGGCTGGTTCGAGGAGGCCAACGGCGGCACGCTGTTTCTCGATGAGATCGGTGATCTGCCCATGACGCTTCAGGTCAAACTGCTGCGCGTGCTTCAGGAGCGCGAAGTCGTGCGTCTGGGTTCACGCAAGAGCATTCCGATCGATGTGCGAGTGCTGGCGGCCACCAACGTGCAGCTGGAAAAAGCCATCAATGCCGGGCATTTTCGCGAGGATCTGTATTACCGGCTGGACGTGGTCAATCTGGAGTTGAGCCCCTTGCGCGAGCGGCCGGGCGATATTCTGCCTCTGGCCCGGCATTTCATCGAGGTATATAGCCAGCGCCTGCGGCATGGTCCGGTGCGCATCAGCCCGGAGGCCGAGCACAAGCTGAAAACCTACAGTTGGCCGGGCAATATTCGCGAGCTGGAAAACGTCATTCATCACACGCTGCTGGTCTGCCGTGACGGGGTGATTCAGCGTGATGACTTGCGCATGTCGAACCTGAGAATCGAGCGTCAGGACGAGTACAACCCGGCTGACGAGTCTGCCGAGCAGTTGCTCAACCGTGCGTTTCAAAAGCTGTTCGAGGAGCAGGCAGGCGCCTTGCACGAAAAGGTCGAGGACACGTTACTGCGTACGGCTTATCGTTTCTGCCATCACAATCAGGTGCATACGGCCAGCCTGCTGGGCCTGACGCGGAACGTGACGCGCACGCGTCTGATCAAGATCGGCGAACTGGCGGTCAACAAGCGCAGGCCTGGCGAGAATGTGCAGGGCGACCGTATGCTGCATTTGTCGGTGTGA
- the ssuD gene encoding FMNH2-dependent alkanesulfonate monooxygenase, which produces MNVFWFLPTHGDGHYLGTTKGARPVTLNYLKQVAQAADDLGYYGVLIPTGRSCEDSWVIASALVPLTERLKYLVAIRPGIISPTVSARMAATLDRLSGGRLLINVVTGGDPDENRGDGSFLDHSERYEVTDEFLKIWRRVLQGEAVDFEGKHLRVQNAKALYPPIQKPYPPLYFGGSSDAAHDLAADQVDVYLTWGEPPAAVAQKLADVRERAARKGRTVKFGIRLHVIVRETSEKAWKAASTLIEHISDETIAAAQKSFSRFDSEGQRRMAALHDGRRDNLEIAPNLWAGVGLVRGGAGTALVGNPQEVAERIKEYADLGIESFIFSGYPHLEEAYRFAELVFPLLPEPYASLAGRGITNLTGPFGEMIANDLPPQAK; this is translated from the coding sequence ATGAACGTTTTCTGGTTTCTTCCGACTCACGGCGACGGCCATTATCTGGGCACCACCAAGGGCGCGCGCCCGGTGACCCTGAATTACCTGAAGCAAGTGGCGCAGGCTGCCGATGATCTGGGCTATTACGGGGTGCTGATCCCTACCGGCCGCTCCTGCGAGGATTCGTGGGTGATCGCCTCGGCGCTGGTGCCGCTGACCGAGCGTTTGAAGTACCTGGTGGCGATCCGTCCAGGGATCATCTCCCCGACCGTTTCGGCGCGTATGGCGGCCACACTGGATCGCCTATCCGGCGGCCGCCTACTGATCAACGTGGTCACCGGTGGCGATCCGGACGAGAACCGCGGCGATGGCAGCTTCCTCGACCATAGCGAACGTTACGAAGTCACCGACGAGTTCCTGAAAATCTGGCGCCGCGTTCTGCAGGGCGAAGCGGTCGATTTCGAAGGCAAACACCTGCGCGTACAGAACGCCAAGGCGCTGTACCCACCGATCCAGAAACCTTATCCGCCGCTGTATTTTGGTGGTTCTTCGGACGCGGCTCATGATCTGGCCGCCGATCAGGTGGACGTCTACCTGACCTGGGGCGAGCCGCCCGCAGCCGTCGCGCAGAAGCTCGCCGATGTGCGGGAACGTGCCGCGCGCAAGGGCCGTACCGTGAAGTTCGGCATTCGTCTGCACGTGATCGTCCGGGAAACCAGCGAAAAAGCCTGGAAAGCCGCCAGCACCCTGATCGAACACATCAGCGACGAAACCATCGCAGCGGCGCAGAAATCCTTTTCGCGTTTCGACTCCGAAGGCCAGCGACGTATGGCAGCGCTGCATGACGGGCGTCGCGACAACCTGGAAATCGCTCCCAACCTGTGGGCGGGCGTCGGCCTGGTGCGTGGCGGCGCAGGCACGGCACTGGTCGGCAACCCGCAGGAAGTCGCGGAACGTATCAAGGAATATGCGGATCTGGGCATCGAGAGCTTCATCTTTTCCGGTTACCCGCATCTGGAAGAAGCGTATCGTTTTGCCGAGCTGGTCTTCCCGCTGTTGCCTGAGCCTTATGCCAGCCTCGCCGGGCGCGGCATCACCAATCTGACCGGGCCGTTTGGCGAAATGATCGCCAACGATTTGCCCCCGCAGGCCAAGTGA
- a CDS encoding Ku protein, producing the protein MARAIWKGAISFGLVHIPVALVSATTSNSVDFDWLDKRSMDPVGYKRINKVTGKEVTKENIVKGVLHEKDRYVVLSEEEIRSSHPKSTQTIDIFAFVDSQQIPLQNIDTPYFLTPDKRGQNVYALLRETLIDTKKVALANVVLHTREHLAAVMPLESALVMVILRWPADVRELDALELSEAVTKAQLNKSERDMAKRLVKDMSADWEPEKYRDTFQEKIMKLVETKASEGKIEDVETDPGEEERKSADVIDLTDLLRRSLAGKSGAGKARASKPAAKATDKAAAKDETKPKRPAARKKTGKAS; encoded by the coding sequence ATGGCAAGGGCAATCTGGAAGGGCGCGATCAGCTTCGGGCTGGTACACATCCCCGTCGCGCTGGTGTCTGCGACAACGTCGAACAGTGTCGATTTCGACTGGCTGGACAAGCGCAGCATGGACCCGGTCGGCTACAAACGGATCAACAAGGTCACCGGCAAGGAAGTCACCAAGGAAAACATCGTCAAAGGCGTGTTGCACGAGAAGGATCGTTATGTGGTGCTCAGCGAGGAGGAAATACGCTCTTCGCACCCCAAGTCGACCCAGACCATCGATATCTTCGCCTTCGTCGACAGCCAACAGATTCCGTTGCAGAACATCGACACGCCGTATTTTCTGACCCCGGACAAGCGCGGCCAAAACGTCTACGCACTGCTGCGCGAAACCCTGATCGATACCAAAAAGGTAGCGCTGGCCAACGTCGTGTTGCACACCCGCGAGCATCTGGCGGCGGTCATGCCGCTGGAGTCGGCGCTGGTGATGGTGATTCTGCGCTGGCCCGCCGACGTCCGCGAACTCGATGCGCTGGAACTGAGTGAGGCCGTCACCAAGGCGCAATTGAATAAAAGCGAACGCGACATGGCCAAGCGGCTGGTCAAGGACATGAGTGCCGACTGGGAGCCTGAAAAGTACCGCGATACGTTTCAGGAGAAGATCATGAAACTGGTCGAAACCAAGGCCAGCGAAGGCAAGATCGAAGACGTCGAAACCGATCCGGGCGAGGAAGAGCGCAAGAGCGCCGATGTCATCGACCTCACCGATTTGCTGCGTCGCAGCCTGGCGGGCAAGAGCGGTGCGGGCAAGGCGAGGGCTAGCAAACCCGCCGCCAAGGCCACCGACAAAGCTGCTGCCAAAGACGAGACCAAGCCCAAGCGGCCCGCTGCGCGTAAAAAGACCGGCAAAGCGTCTTGA
- the ligD gene encoding DNA ligase D, protein MAKPASEYTRKRNFDVTSEPAESKRKSKARSSALSFVIQKHDARNLHYDFRLELDGTLKSWAVPKGPSLDPKQKRLAVHVEDHPLDYASFEGSIPQGQYGGGDVIVWDRGIWQPHGDPQKTYEEGKLKFTLVGEKLSGEWALVRTRLKGSGSKEQWLLIKEKDSIARPADEYDITQEQPQSVISGAQVGAGRTAPVKGKSKPGTATGKAKAVKAKAATPKQAISKTAFPEVFSPQLATLVDAPPAGEWLYEIKFDGYRMLTRIQHDDVRLFTRNGNDWTDQLPELVKALKGLKLQDSWFDGEVVVLDEQGLPDFQGLQNAFYGGQSKNILYYLFDMPFLSGEDLREVPLEQRRDALKQVLDSQRSRLLRYSDAFQAGHQDIVSSAAAMGLEGVIGKRAGSAYVSKRNADWIKLKCRLRQEFVIVGYSAPQGSRSAFGALLLAVNDDQQGLVYAGRVGTGFNETTLKQLHKQFRPLQRDSSPLCKKLTAAQARGVQWLEPQLVCEAEFAQWTREGILRQAAFAGLRTDKPAGEVVRERIQPGKAAGQTKAASAPSTSAPAKARPATATPRAGKKAAHGRVDVAGTGISHPDRVIDSQTGTQKIELAQFYEAIADWILPYLSKRPVALLRCPEGIDGEQFFQKHAEHLAIPNIRQLDRALDPGHAALMEIDSVQALVGAAQMGAIELHTWGATRDKIETPDHLVLDLDPDPALPWRSMIEATQMVLAVLDELRLDAFLKTSGGKGMHIIVPLARQADWDTVKAFSKAIAEFVSGQLPERFTATMGPKNRVGKIFIDYLRNSRGGSTVTAYSVRARPGLPVSVPIALDELAGLTSSAQWDITNLHQRLSTLKDDPWAGYRNRRKITQKMWKQLGARQP, encoded by the coding sequence ATGGCCAAGCCAGCCAGTGAATACACGCGCAAACGCAACTTCGATGTCACTTCTGAGCCCGCCGAAAGCAAACGTAAAAGCAAAGCGCGGTCAAGTGCGTTGAGTTTCGTGATCCAGAAACACGATGCGCGCAACCTGCACTACGATTTCCGCCTGGAGCTGGACGGCACGCTCAAGAGCTGGGCGGTCCCCAAGGGGCCGAGCCTGGACCCGAAGCAGAAGCGCCTGGCGGTGCATGTCGAAGATCACCCGCTGGATTACGCCAGTTTCGAGGGCAGCATTCCGCAGGGGCAATACGGCGGTGGTGACGTGATCGTCTGGGATCGTGGCATCTGGCAACCCCATGGTGACCCGCAAAAGACCTACGAGGAAGGCAAACTCAAGTTCACCCTGGTCGGCGAAAAGCTCAGCGGCGAATGGGCGCTGGTGCGCACCCGGCTCAAGGGCAGCGGCAGCAAGGAGCAGTGGTTGCTGATCAAGGAGAAGGACTCGATTGCCCGGCCGGCTGACGAATACGACATCACTCAGGAACAGCCACAAAGCGTGATCAGCGGCGCGCAGGTCGGGGCAGGGCGTACAGCGCCTGTCAAAGGCAAATCCAAACCTGGCACGGCAACCGGCAAAGCCAAGGCCGTCAAAGCGAAAGCTGCAACGCCAAAGCAGGCAATATCGAAAACAGCTTTCCCCGAAGTGTTTTCTCCGCAACTGGCCACCCTGGTGGACGCTCCGCCCGCAGGCGAATGGCTGTACGAGATCAAGTTCGACGGCTACCGCATGCTGACGCGTATTCAGCATGACGACGTGCGGCTGTTCACGCGGAACGGCAATGACTGGACCGATCAGTTGCCTGAGCTGGTCAAGGCGCTCAAAGGCCTGAAATTGCAGGACAGCTGGTTCGACGGCGAGGTTGTGGTGCTCGACGAGCAAGGGCTGCCGGACTTTCAGGGGTTGCAGAATGCCTTTTACGGGGGGCAGAGCAAAAACATCCTGTATTACCTGTTCGATATGCCGTTTCTGAGTGGCGAAGACTTGCGCGAGGTGCCGCTGGAACAGCGTCGTGATGCTCTGAAGCAAGTGCTCGACAGCCAGCGCAGCCGTTTGCTGCGTTACTCCGATGCGTTTCAGGCCGGGCATCAGGACATTGTCAGCAGCGCGGCGGCGATGGGCCTCGAAGGAGTGATCGGCAAGCGCGCTGGCAGTGCTTATGTCAGCAAGCGCAATGCCGACTGGATCAAGCTCAAATGCCGTCTGCGTCAGGAATTCGTGATCGTCGGCTACAGTGCACCACAGGGCAGCCGCTCGGCGTTCGGCGCGTTGTTGCTGGCAGTCAACGACGACCAGCAAGGCCTGGTGTATGCCGGGCGGGTCGGCACCGGTTTCAACGAGACGACCCTCAAACAATTGCACAAACAGTTTCGCCCCTTGCAGCGCGACAGCTCGCCGTTGTGCAAAAAACTCACTGCAGCGCAAGCACGCGGTGTGCAGTGGCTGGAGCCGCAACTGGTGTGCGAAGCAGAGTTCGCCCAATGGACCCGCGAGGGTATTCTGCGTCAGGCCGCGTTTGCTGGCCTGCGCACTGACAAACCGGCTGGTGAGGTGGTGCGCGAACGGATCCAGCCTGGCAAGGCCGCAGGCCAGACCAAGGCAGCTTCTGCGCCTTCCACGTCCGCGCCAGCGAAAGCCAGGCCCGCTACGGCAACGCCCAGGGCCGGCAAAAAAGCTGCGCACGGCAGAGTTGATGTGGCAGGCACCGGTATCAGCCATCCGGATCGGGTCATCGACAGCCAGACCGGCACGCAGAAGATCGAACTTGCGCAGTTCTACGAGGCCATCGCCGACTGGATTCTGCCGTACCTGAGCAAGCGTCCGGTAGCCCTGTTGCGCTGCCCGGAAGGCATCGATGGCGAGCAGTTTTTCCAGAAGCATGCCGAGCATCTGGCCATTCCGAACATCAGGCAACTGGATCGCGCGCTGGACCCTGGCCATGCCGCGCTGATGGAAATCGATTCGGTGCAGGCGCTGGTCGGGGCCGCGCAAATGGGCGCCATCGAGTTGCATACCTGGGGCGCGACCCGCGACAAAATCGAGACACCTGATCACTTGGTGCTCGACCTCGATCCTGACCCGGCGCTACCTTGGCGCAGCATGATCGAGGCCACGCAGATGGTGCTCGCCGTGCTCGATGAGTTGCGGCTGGACGCTTTTCTGAAAACCAGTGGTGGCAAGGGCATGCACATCATCGTGCCGCTGGCGCGGCAGGCTGACTGGGACACCGTCAAAGCATTTTCCAAAGCGATTGCCGAGTTCGTCAGCGGTCAGTTGCCCGAGCGCTTTACGGCCACCATGGGGCCGAAAAACCGGGTCGGCAAGATCTTCATCGACTACCTGCGCAACAGTCGCGGCGGCAGCACGGTCACTGCGTATTCGGTACGCGCCCGGCCGGGTTTACCGGTCTCGGTACCGATAGCACTGGATGAGTTGGCGGGACTGACGTCGTCGGCGCAATGGGACATCACCAATTTGCACCAGCGTTTGAGCACGCTCAAGGATGATCCTTGGGCGGGTTACCGCAACCGTCGCAAAATCACGCAAAAAATGTGGAAGCAGCTGGGAGCCAGACAGCCTTGA
- the pssA gene encoding CDP-diacylglycerol--serine O-phosphatidyltransferase has protein sequence MQSTFRRSTLAALRGFALPSDAISIVPSAADYRRCLLEKIASATRRIYIIALYLQQDEAGQEVLDALYAAKTARPELEVVVLVDWFRAQRGLIGAGRQPGNSTWYQALNLEYDEEVPIYGVPVQTRELFGVLHLKGSVIDDCVLYTGASLNNVYLHKLDKYRLDRYHLIESTALADSFVNLVQREILPSPAVHRLDLQSPPSSRSLRSEIRAFRGDLKRAAYDTSAGDRENGEFRVIPLLGVGPRNALNRAICDLIASSKIQLTICTPYVNLPVAVTREINRALKRGVHVDIIIGDKTANDFFIDPDEPFKVISALPYLYEISLRRFAQKHQKAITQHRLNVHLWKHGDNTFHLKGLWVDQRYTLLTGNNLNPRAFNLDLENGLLIDDPQGQWSDPREAEIAHLMRNTQRVNQYDELDTLANYPEGVRKFLRRVSRVRVERLLYRIL, from the coding sequence ATGCAGTCCACTTTCCGACGCTCGACCCTGGCAGCGCTTCGCGGTTTTGCCTTGCCGAGCGATGCTATCTCCATTGTTCCGTCTGCCGCCGATTATCGGCGCTGCCTGCTGGAGAAGATCGCTTCGGCCACGCGCCGTATTTACATTATTGCGCTGTATCTGCAACAGGATGAGGCGGGCCAGGAAGTCCTCGACGCCTTGTATGCCGCCAAGACAGCACGGCCAGAGCTGGAGGTGGTGGTGCTGGTGGACTGGTTCCGGGCGCAGCGGGGCCTGATCGGTGCCGGGCGGCAGCCGGGCAATTCGACGTGGTATCAGGCGCTAAACCTCGAATACGATGAGGAAGTGCCGATCTACGGCGTGCCCGTGCAGACACGTGAGCTGTTCGGCGTGCTGCATCTCAAGGGCAGTGTGATCGATGACTGCGTGCTTTACACCGGCGCGAGCCTCAATAACGTTTATCTGCACAAACTCGACAAATACCGCCTCGACCGTTATCACCTGATCGAAAGTACAGCGCTGGCCGACTCTTTCGTGAATCTGGTGCAGCGGGAGATTCTGCCATCACCTGCCGTGCATCGTCTGGACCTGCAATCGCCGCCGAGTTCTCGCAGCCTGCGCAGCGAAATTCGGGCGTTTCGTGGCGATCTGAAGCGCGCAGCCTACGACACCTCGGCAGGCGACAGGGAAAACGGTGAGTTTCGCGTGATCCCGTTGCTGGGCGTCGGCCCGCGCAACGCGCTCAATCGCGCCATCTGCGACCTGATCGCCTCCAGCAAGATTCAGCTGACCATCTGCACGCCCTATGTCAACCTGCCGGTGGCCGTGACGCGCGAGATCAACAGAGCGCTGAAACGCGGCGTGCATGTCGATATCATCATTGGCGACAAGACCGCCAATGACTTTTTCATCGACCCGGACGAGCCGTTCAAGGTGATCTCGGCCCTGCCCTATCTGTACGAAATCAGCCTGAGACGCTTTGCGCAAAAGCACCAGAAGGCAATTACCCAGCATCGCCTGAACGTCCATTTATGGAAGCACGGCGATAACACGTTCCACCTCAAGGGGCTTTGGGTCGATCAGCGTTACACGTTGCTGACCGGCAACAACCTCAATCCGCGGGCCTTCAATCTGGACCTGGAAAACGGCTTGCTGATCGACGATCCGCAAGGCCAGTGGAGCGACCCGCGCGAGGCAGAAATCGCGCATCTGATGCGCAATACTCAGCGCGTCAACCAATACGATGAACTGGACACGCTGGCCAACTACCCCGAAGGCGTGCGCAAATTCCTGCGCAGGGTCAGTCGGGTCAGGGTCGAACGTTTGTTGTACCGGATTCTCTAG